A stretch of Campylobacter showae DNA encodes these proteins:
- a CDS encoding molybdopterin-dependent oxidoreductase, with translation MKRRDFIKFSALAATAAQASRIEGVKQTIFDNKKVFGANRFGPFWANLNSSQIVSVSDFEGDKFPNTMNYSLPDSVQNENRVLYPMVRKSYLKAKGAAKSELRGKEEFVRVSWDTALDLAAKALKENFDKYGAEAIYGECYWWGGSGKVSWGRTVAHRMLKVLGGYVEESGDYSTGAGLVIMPHVLGGSAVYDAPTKWKAIVKNAKNVVFWGTDPIVTNQISSVPPTHDGYLGMQELKKSDIKTYSVNVMINDTARYYGSENIIVRPNTDTALIIGMCHYLFTNNLYDEEFIKKYTVGFNKFKDYFLGTQDKVVKDIEWASKICGVPAGTIAQFATRLAKEPTTVLIGRALQRADHGEQPFWALVVLNAMLGHVGKEGLGFEFSLGYGSAGATDKIAPVLKGLSTRIDEKYENIDGAPWKTTKNITIPSSRSIEALEHPGKEIDYDGTKIKLPHMRVAYMASGSMFTRHQDVNNIVKQWRKFDTVITAEPYWTSTAKFSDIVLPVAIEVERNDINQTGSTGEYIVAYKPAIEPMGESKSDFWICEQICKRWGRGEVFSEGKDELGWMKEFYADAAEQAKGLNLTMPSFEEFYEKGYVRFEKDNTETELYTRLAAFRENPAKNRLGTPSGKIEIYSPTIAKMNYADCPPMPTWIEPKEWLGNATKKYPLHVVSPHSRYRLHSQLNNSIIRNFAEVSGREPVLINPKDAKERGLATGDVARVFNDRGEILAGVLITDIVPERVVAICEGAWYDPEIWGEKSLCQHGCVNVLTFDKGTSKLAQSNSAHTVLAQIEKFKGEIKPITAFSKPKILQSI, from the coding sequence ATGAAAAGACGAGATTTCATCAAATTTTCGGCCTTGGCGGCTACGGCTGCGCAGGCTAGTAGGATAGAGGGCGTCAAACAGACGATTTTTGATAACAAAAAGGTGTTCGGCGCAAACAGATTCGGCCCGTTTTGGGCAAATTTAAACTCATCGCAGATCGTTTCTGTTAGCGATTTTGAGGGCGATAAATTTCCAAATACGATGAACTACAGCCTGCCTGATTCCGTGCAGAACGAAAACCGCGTGCTCTATCCGATGGTGCGCAAAAGCTATCTAAAAGCAAAAGGCGCGGCAAAGAGCGAACTGCGCGGCAAAGAGGAGTTCGTGCGCGTTAGCTGGGATACGGCGCTTGATCTAGCCGCCAAAGCCTTAAAAGAAAACTTCGATAAATACGGCGCCGAGGCGATATACGGCGAGTGCTACTGGTGGGGCGGCAGCGGTAAGGTCAGCTGGGGTCGTACTGTCGCGCACAGGATGCTAAAAGTGCTAGGCGGTTACGTGGAAGAAAGCGGCGATTATTCGACCGGAGCGGGTCTAGTCATCATGCCTCACGTGCTAGGCGGTAGCGCGGTTTACGACGCGCCGACGAAGTGGAAAGCCATCGTCAAAAACGCTAAAAACGTAGTATTTTGGGGTACCGATCCTATCGTAACCAACCAAATCTCATCAGTCCCTCCGACTCACGACGGCTACTTAGGCATGCAGGAGCTCAAAAAATCGGACATCAAAACCTATAGCGTAAACGTCATGATAAACGACACCGCGCGCTACTACGGCAGCGAAAACATCATCGTACGCCCAAATACCGACACCGCGCTCATCATCGGCATGTGTCATTATCTGTTTACGAACAACCTATACGACGAGGAATTTATCAAAAAATACACGGTCGGATTTAATAAATTTAAAGACTACTTCCTCGGCACGCAGGACAAAGTCGTAAAAGACATCGAGTGGGCGAGCAAAATTTGCGGCGTACCTGCTGGCACGATAGCGCAGTTTGCTACGCGTCTAGCCAAAGAGCCTACGACCGTACTGATCGGTCGCGCGTTACAAAGAGCCGATCACGGCGAGCAGCCTTTCTGGGCGCTAGTGGTGCTAAACGCGATGCTAGGACACGTGGGTAAAGAGGGGCTTGGATTTGAGTTTAGCCTAGGATACGGCTCTGCAGGCGCTACGGACAAGATCGCTCCGGTGCTAAAAGGACTAAGCACGCGTATCGACGAGAAATACGAAAACATCGATGGCGCGCCGTGGAAAACGACTAAAAACATCACTATCCCGTCCTCTCGCAGCATCGAGGCGTTAGAGCATCCCGGCAAAGAGATCGACTACGACGGCACCAAGATCAAGCTACCTCACATGAGAGTGGCATATATGGCCTCAGGCTCGATGTTTACGCGCCATCAGGACGTAAACAACATCGTAAAACAGTGGCGTAAATTTGACACCGTTATCACCGCCGAGCCATACTGGACTAGCACCGCAAAATTTAGCGACATTGTGCTGCCGGTAGCTATCGAGGTCGAGAGAAACGACATCAACCAAACGGGCTCAACAGGCGAATACATCGTAGCCTATAAGCCTGCGATAGAGCCGATGGGCGAGAGCAAGAGCGACTTTTGGATCTGCGAGCAAATTTGCAAACGCTGGGGTAGAGGCGAGGTATTTAGCGAGGGCAAGGACGAGCTAGGCTGGATGAAGGAATTTTACGCCGACGCGGCCGAGCAGGCTAAGGGGTTAAATTTAACCATGCCTAGCTTTGAGGAATTTTACGAAAAAGGCTACGTGAGATTTGAAAAAGACAACACTGAAACCGAGCTATATACGCGCTTAGCGGCATTCCGCGAAAATCCGGCCAAAAACCGCCTAGGCACTCCGTCTGGCAAGATAGAGATCTACTCGCCGACGATAGCGAAGATGAACTACGCCGACTGCCCGCCGATGCCTACGTGGATCGAGCCAAAAGAGTGGCTAGGCAACGCGACGAAAAAATACCCGCTACACGTCGTTAGCCCGCACTCTCGCTACCGCTTGCACAGCCAGCTAAACAACTCTATCATTAGAAATTTCGCCGAAGTTAGCGGCAGAGAGCCGGTTTTAATAAATCCAAAAGACGCCAAAGAGCGCGGTCTAGCTACGGGCGACGTTGCTCGCGTATTTAACGACCGCGGCGAGATACTAGCTGGCGTACTAATCACCGATATCGTGCCTGAGCGCGTCGTAGCTATCTGCGAGGGCGCGTGGTACGACCCGGAAATTTGGGGCGAAAAGAGCCTCTGCCAACACGGCTGCGTAAACGTGCTAACCTTTGACAAAGGTACGTCCAAACTCGCGCAAAGCAACTCGGCTCACACCGTGCTTGCCCAAATCGAGAAATTTAAAGGGGAGATTAAACCTATAACAGCGTTTTCAAAACCTAAAATCTTACAAAGCATTTAA